AGCTAAACCttcacaaaagcacattttttacAAATACCGCCTCAAAGTAAGCTTTTGTTTATTAATTTGCGTAGACTTGATTGACTTTTATAAACTCTTTTGAATTACGAGTGAATTGAGTCAACTTCTGTTCCAGTGGGGGACTTACGGTTTTAGAGACAATCTGCTTCTTTGGTTGTCCAATCTTGAAAGGAATCCTGCAATCacacaaaaaggaaatgaaacaggTGACAGGAACTGGAACTGGAAAACGATTACTGCTTCGATTGTTATCAGGTGCACGATGGGTGACGGCAGGCTGGTACAAGTTTAAAGGTGAACAAGCGCCTCCTTCAGATCCCTGACACGGACGATCTGAAGCTGTTAATTCCGGCTTCTCTGGAGTGTGCAGTCAGAGCCGTGGACATTAACTTCATGTCAACACTAAACACATCTGGCTCCCATTGCAGGCGGATATCACTAAGCAGAAGTGAGCCTCTTCTCAGTGTGACTGGCAATCAAACACAGATGCGCATGCTTTATTGTGTATCAGAAAAACAGATACCCTAATATGTTTGGACTCAAAAGCGTACACCCAGGACAATGACTTGCTTTTCAAAGAAAACTTGAGACCAGCGCTGCAAATCaatcaaaaagcaaaacatgtcACAGGGTTTAGTGTAACTGCAGTAGCTGCACCTAATTTTCAGAATGAAATACAAACTTTTCTTCACtcttgaaacacaaacacactgacatcctGACTATAGTtttgggaaaagaaaaagaaaccttAGTTAAAACACAATCTTTTATCCTCATTTCAAAACCTTCCCTTTGCCTTAATAAGTTGCTGCCGAGCATCACAGTGCTTTGGGAATCCAACACTGCCTTGCCAATGTGCTTGGCTGCAGGTTGTCATTGATGTGGCACTAATAGCCTGAAATCTAAGCTATATGATGGACGGTTGCTGCTGACAGGCAGGGTGAGGCAGCAGCTGCGTCAAAAGAAAGGTGTGTAGACTAATGAGATGGAAAAGTGAGGGTGTGATGTAGGGCCTCGTTGTGCAACCAGGGAATGCTACTGATGTGTGGGGAAGATCCTTTTGATGACAGCTCAATCACAAAACTCAACATGGTCAAATAACAGCAGGATTAatctagtaaaaaaaaaacaggtttcacTAGTCGCTCAGGTATCAAGATTTCCTTTTATTTGCTGTCTCTATGTTGATGCTGTGTTCCAGGTTGTAGCAGGTACCACGTGTTCTGACCTTATCTTAACTGAAGTTTTGGATTAATCCTTTATTCACTAAAATCCGAACAGATTACTGATGCCTATGAAAACGTTTTGTTGCTTTTGGCTCAAGAAAGTAGTTTCACCCATTGTGTCATCATCTGGGTGAGCCAACTCGGAAAATAACCACAGAAATTACTCACCACCATCTTATGTGCCtcaccttcctctgattatCTGATCAGTACGCTGTAGCGTCACATTGGGCACAATACGTACGTGTGTGGCGTTTCTTTTCCAAAACACAACGGTGGCATAGTTTAACAGAGCTCTTTGAGTGTAAACTTAGGCTGGAGGTCAATCAGAGCTGCAATACAGGGAACCAGCCTCACACAGCCAGAATACATCTTACAACAACACTTTCACTGAGATTTAAGTTTGGAAACAACCACCTGAGAATCAGTTCAGTCTGGTCAGACACGTACCACCCTATCAACAATAGTTTATGACTTGTCTCGCTTGAGAACACGTCCTATTAACTCTTTCAGCCAGTGTGGGTAAGCAGCACTTCTAATGACTGACTGCTCCTCTTGCTAAAGCTGTATCTTCCTTTGTTTGGCATTTGCCCTCATGATTTGGAAGACCTTTACCCACATCATTTCCCAGCATTTATAAAAGATGAGCCCCAATTCTGGAAGAAGCTTCAActacacacagccacacaagcAACTCATATATACTAATAGGTTTTATACTAATAGGTTACCATGCATCTTGCTATTGAAATGAGCCACGAAAACAAATTGAAGACACTCATTCCTCTGAGGGACATTAAAGGTTTTCTTGCTAATAATATTGCGATTGTTTTAattagtgtgtctgtgtgtgatgactgTTTTGTGTGACTGAGCTGCATTATCATGATGTATGTAATCTGTCTCAGGTTTGTCTTGTAAAAGAGATCGTGATGCCAATGAGActtcctgaataaataaagcttaACTCACAAATATGTACAACAGCGGTGCGTGTCCGTTTTAGCAATTAACAATCGTATGGCTGAAATTTAAGGGAACATCACACGACTCTTGAGTAAAAAGAGGGCACGCCGTAGAGGCATGGTGCTAGAACGCAGCCAGTGTGGTTGTTTTTGAAGAAAATTGACAAGTATACTGTCACTTTGACGATTTGGTGTTTTACAATCCCTTTTAAATGAAGCGCACTAGCGGTACACTCAAAGGAATTTTAAATTAGTTAATATTTTTCTGGCTGGACAATCGTTTCTCGACCAACATTGCTCAATGTTTGGCAGTAACTTTGATGTTTGCTCCCATTTGGTGGGTGTGTCAAGGAGAAAATCATGACATCCATAGCACAAACCCAATGGAAGAGTTAAGTATAAACATTACAGCGTTCCAAACAGCCATCAATGCGCCATGAAacatatatttaaatgtttccTTTCAATGTTCTCTTTCGCTACATTCTGGCAGAGCCGACCATGACAGGATTTATTTCTCAATGACATCAAGAGAGTCCGTCCAAGTGTAACTGTATTAAAGTGGATTTTCCCTTTAATGTACGAAAGAATATATTTGGctggaaaaaataaactaaagCAAGTCCTTAATTTTAAAGATTCAGAGTGTTATAGATTCTACAAGGAGCCAAAGGAAAGTGGTCactctcttcagctgctcatGAGAACTGGCAAACACAGCGAGTGAAGTGTGCTtcggggagggagagggaaaatgTAGCAGGCAaccagagggagagaatgagaaagagggaggatggTAGTCACTGTGAGAATCATTTCTAATGTTTCTTCACACAGCAATATTTCTGTAGGGGCTGTCACATTTAGAAACGTTGGTAAGACGGGTCCTGTGAACCCAGAGCTAGCGTCTGACATGGCAGAGGCCCGGCCACAAGACAGCTGAAGAGAAAACTTGTGTGTTACACCAGCTGAAGTCCAAATctttctgaaaacaaatgtaaGCCTAGTGATGGCAGGGATGGCCAGTTCAGCTGAATGCTGCTTTGTTACTGAATTTATGTTATCCTAAATACTTGGACAATTTGATATATATTGTGTTCAGTCAGTATCGGCATGTTTCAGTACTTGAATCCAAAGATTAACTTAACCAACAAACATTTACTaacagaagtaaaaaaaaaaaaattgtaaatggATAGTTTCAGGGAATGGGACTTTTAGACAACCACAGCAATTTGAGAGGTTATTGGTACTATTTGGTCATTGCCTTGCATTTTCAGGCAGGGATTCATAAAGGAAAATGCTGTTACACATTTGCTGTCAGTATCATCAAATTGGTCAACGTGCACTTACACAGCTATCTGATCTTTGCTGTAATAGGCTACACGTCACTGCCATCAAGCAAGCACGTAGGCAGGAACAAAGACATAACAGTCTTCTCTATCCGGGACACATTATGCATCGACTGGAAGAGCCAATGGCTTTTcacaaaaactgcaaatgtgtACGCCATTAGAGGGATAGTGCATCATTCAACCTTGGATATTCCATAGAGCACAGAGGGCTAGTTGAAGATGTTGGGAAGTGGGATTGTTCCGACGATGACCCCAAAGTCAAACCTCTCACGTCATAGAAGCAAGTGTGCAGGCCCTACTGGAATGCATCAGTCAGCAGAGCCCATAAAGGAGTCTTTTCACTGGTCGAGCACCCCACTCTTGACCTTGTGTTTGGTGGTGCGTGCTGGTAGAAGCGTCGCTTGCCAGCTATTGACTGTGTGACTGAACTGAGTGACGCCGTCTTGCTTACTCGATTAATGTCTTCCCTGAAAATGACACTACGAATGTGTATGACAAAATGAATTAATGTCCATACATGTCATGTGAACTGAAAGAGTTTTTGATAATACGTGTTGGTTTCTCCCCATTTCCTCTTGAACTGCATTCATGAATTGTGAGAAACGAGCACTGGATTTATTCAGACCTCATCTTAAACTCcgaaacagcagcacacaaatgAGGAGAACAAATCTTCCCATGCTTGTAAAAATCAATTACAGTCATAGCTGAGTCCTgagtgaaataatgaaattcaAAACATGTTGTCAAAAGAACAAGACAACATTCAACCGTAGTGGATGTTAATGGGCTGCAAACTTTCATTTCTGCAAACAGATTCATTTCCTACACAGACTCAAAACCTAAACTGTGAGGACAAGTTGGGTTATTACCGTCATGATGGCCACtacaaacattttgattttctaaGATCCCTCAGTAACTGAACAAACCACAGTAGGCTACGAAAGACAATCAAACATGCCATCCCCTGCGCGAAATATACAACATACGGAGTAATAGATGCAGACATTACAGCGGATTACACATCTTGCTTAACCTGGTGGGCAACTGCTTTCAAGCACATAAAACAAATCTTGGCTAGGAGACATGAAACAACCTGTCGCCTGTTGCCCATCCTCCCgcctccccccaaaaaagagGAGAACTTGCAATACCTGTCATACAGTAGGTGTACTTGTATTACAATACGTGTGGTTATATATGTGGTTGATTTTTTCCCTGTGAACAAAACATGATCAAAACATGATCAGAGTACAACGCCTGATTCAGACTAGCTATTTCTACAAATGAGAAGACACGATGGAGCCAGTGATAAATAAACTCTCGGACACCCCTGAGTGAACTTTTTCTCACAAGGAAAGATTTTGAGGAGTTTTTCCTTGTCTCCAAAGAGAGCTTGGGTTGGGTCCGGAACAAGTGCTGATGTTGGCCTTTAAAGCCCATTGATTCATCTTGTAAAGATATTATCTAAATAAACATGTCTCAGGGAAGAGTCAGGaatcaaaaatacatttaaaacattcTGTTGTGGTTGAACACTTATTTCTTGTTGCCATTTGGCTGAAAATGATAGCATAGccttgtttgctgttgtttactTTCTCAGCGTGATCACCAGCTGGATGGAAGGCCTCTGATTACAGGACTTGCCGATTCAGCTAATATTTGTGCAGATCATCCATGCAGACTATGTCATAAGACCAACTGTTCACAACACCTCTCTTCATTCATTGAACTTAATTCCATAATCATCTGTGGCTCCATAGAAAACTGCAAAAcactacaaagacaaaaaaaacgtGCAAatcttcacactgacagagtgGTTTAAAAGTATATACTCATATATTATACAATAATGATAACATGGTAATTATCATATTCCTTGCTGATTAGGGTGAAAACTGACCATGGTTTTaattactgattaatctgccaattatttccTCAATTCATCTTCATGGAAAAAGGTGCAAACTGCCCATCACAACAAAAGGTGGCATCTTGAAACGGATTGCTCTGACCAACCAACAGTCCCAAATGCAAAGATATTAATTTTTGTTATcacaacaagacaaagaaaagcaacaaatttgcacatttgagaagctgaaatcagaaaatgtttgacatttttgctttgaaaaGAATAACGGCTGCCAAATGATTTTTGGTAAAGAGACAAGTCGATTAATTGTGTCAGCTCGTTAAAGTGATTTCAGTTGTGTGGCTACACTGACAAATGATAGAGATGCTTCTAGTAAAATACAACCCAATGCAGATATAGCTGTATCACCTGTGTCCCTAAAACCTGACATTAAACTGTGTTTAGCTGTCAGAGGCTTCTTCTGCTTTCTGTAGGTAACTCCAGACTTAAAACAAATGCTCCTAAATGTGATCCTGTTCCCAAAAAGCCCACCCAACAATTATCAAACTTGTGTTATATTTCTAAAAACATCTGAATATATGGTTGTAATAGACGCTCGCAGAAACCTGATGAAACTCACAGCTTTGCTAGTAACAGTAAACATGTAAGGGGTATCAACACGCTGACCTACCCACCTACTTCTTAAGAAATACTCAATTCCTCCTTACTCCAAGAGGCATACACAGATGGTAAACTAAACAACATCGTCATATCATGTGATGTCCACACAGGAGTACAAAAAGTAGTAAAATCCTCAATGATTTTGAATTACCTGAACGTACATGTCAAAATGCTAACGCTAATTTAGCTAACAACAGTTGCCTACTGCCAACTGAGGATCAAATCCCTTTAAATGGCTTCAGTGATGACCCTCTTGACCTAACTCTATGCTACATCGGGTTTCTATGTTATGCTAAAGGAACAACTTAGGTTTACTTCAACAGTATAAACAAGCCGGAATAACTTCAGACAGCAGCGTAAGTAAGATCTAGTTTTGTATGTCTATGTTTCAGCTACCAAACTGGCGTTCACTAATGTTTGGGACTGTAcaagttagctaacgttaaatACTCGACTTAATCAAACACCCTTCGGTCGAAGTTGACCATTTGTAAGAATTACCGCTTTGCTAGCAACTATTTACCTGAGAAGACACAGCTAAAAACCTAAGAAGTGTTGGAAAAGTCTCAAAGAAAGGTTTTATTCGTGAGCCGTGAGTTTAACAAGCTAGCGCTAACTCCTGCTCTGCTGTAACGTTACTGTTTATGTAGCGCTTCCAGGAAATAGCCGTAGCCCGGTCGACTAGCCATCTGTCCTTAATCGCTACTAATGAAGCCTTTCCGAGTCATACTTTCAATCAAATACAACAAATTAATGATGCAGCAGAAGTACATACCAGCTCATTTTGAGTGAACTTTTACTCCGGTTTCATTGGGTACTTTTATTATCTTCCGAGGACCTCATCCCTTTCTACCAGTCAGCAGCCGAgcatgaaacaggaagtccGGAGCTAAGCCGCTCGTGTTTCCTCtgaggaagttttttttttttttttgtttttttttttggacagaaacaaggaaacagaaaaaaaacttaaaaacgcCATAATGTGTTACCGTAATAATACATGTCAGCTAATGCAACACGTTTCATAAAACTGGTGCACGCTCTGCAGGTATATCAAGTTAAATGCCATGCGCGTGGACGTGTGGCGGGTTCACGCgctggtgtgcgtgtgtgcgcgtgaacGTACGGAGCCAAGTAAACGGAAGGCAAgtgatatttttctttattcaaGTACTTACAtagaaataacaaaacaattGCATTACAACAAACTGAAGTGCCAGGTAAACGGGAGCACATCTCCCCATCACAAGGATATAgtaaaattcatttcaatattcAGCTCATCATAAAAGGACCTTATTATAAggtaataaaaacatgaaataggCTAAAGACATCCACAACAGTTTAAACAAGACCCcttgttttcttaaaaaaaagaaaaaaaaagccaacagaACAGTTatcccagtgtgtgttttcaattgTCTGTCTTGAATTGTTGTTGGGTTTATCCCATTTCACCCAAtgtgacttttattttcatgcataaTAAAGAAATGAGCACCGCCCACAGCATCTGAGGGTAGCGCTTTGGAACATTTCCgtgcacatgcaaacatgagGATATACTGtaatgaaaaggaaacacaacacaacGGAAAACAGTGAGTATCGACTCCATCTGAACACCATAGTGTCACTGTTGAAGACCACAAAATCCCTGAAGCCACCCTTAAGTCCATAAGATGACATGAGTAGCCTATAATATCTACACATTATTGAAATCTCTTCAAAcgtgagtatttttttttttaaatcctgtgATTAGTAATTGTCACGAATGAGCCCAAGCCTATTGCCTTGCCCAAGGCCAACTTCACGGAGACTAAATCAAACAgttaaacacaaacattagcaCAAGGCTGCCTTCAACTGCAAGCGGACTGAGGTCACATTTATGATTTGTTGCTCCCGTGGAGTTCTCATCATCACATATTGTTTTTGATCAGCCAACCCTGCAACCCAGTTTGGCACAAAGATGGCTGCTGATGTTGGCTCAGATCCAACATGGAGCAGAGAACGAGGATGAGGCAAATTCCAATTTCAGAGCGTTCAGCCACCCACTTTTAGACAATAGAACATAAAAAACCTAAAATAAATTATTCTTGGAGAAGCACTATTAAGAGGGGGTTGTTTCTGAGGTTGTTTAACAAGTcattgacatacagtatatctatAACATTCACACATTACACAGGATTATTGTTCAGAAGAACATGGTGCAGCCTGTATTGTTGTTCAACCACTAAACTATAGTGCGGAAGTGGGATGAGGGGGATCATATAAATTTTACAAAATCTATCTGTCCATTACAAAAGTGTCACGAAACAAAAGTGACAAAGACAGTGCGATGATAACTGATGAAATACTGAGTTTGCAAAGTTGTAATTACATGGCTTCATTTAGATGTGGAAATAGTTTGGTGTAGTCTCCGCCTTACTCTGCATCATTCCTTaacacaaagcaacatgagCACAGTTTTCTCTTAGAGGAAGCCACATTCTATATATCATAATTAAAAACATCCATTCTCGCCAGCAAAGTGTTAAATCATGAGCACACAAGAGCATACTTTTCAgtcaaataaattcaaaatgaGCCTGTAATGATCAGTGTTTAACATCAAGTTATTCTAGGTTAACAATAAAGATAAACATTTTGTATATCCTATCACCTCATGTGTTATATATATTCCTTTGTGCTGACTCCATGAGGCTGTCTGCTACATGATGTTTACATTAGAGGCCGTTACTCATTGCGAGATTTAACCTGGCAAATCCCAATCTAATGTGTCAGTCTTCGCTATTGCCAAGCTAATTATCTGGGATCAGAGATTAGGAAAGATGTGCAACGTAACGTGTGAGGAGTTGAATCTGACAGTTTCTAAAGTCTGTTAAGTTGCGATTtgatttcagctgcattttattGGGATGAGCTCAGAAAAGTTCCATTTGTCGATGACCATCCAtgcaaaataacacattttcaatgaTACTAAACTATTGATTTACGGTTAGATGTTACAGGGCGTGTAAACTTTTAAACTATCTGAAAAAGTGCACGGAGGTCTGTTCATTTAACCATGTAGATGAGTTGAGAAAAGACTCTCTGAGGCCAAATTAATTGGAAAATAAGTGGACACTTGCCAGGAAGCTCAGCAGTGAAAACTGGTTGTTACAGGAAAGGGAAAGCATGGCCTTGGAAGCTCATCTCTGTGTGCACTGTGATCTCTGCTTCTCTAAACCTTTCTTTTGGCCTTTGCATTTGTCAGTCGATATTCTCTTTAAGTCTGATTGCCGCGTCTACTGACCAGTATATTTTTTTCCAGCTGATAACAATGTGTATATAAATTCCCTGCCTCGCATACAGCCTACACTCCTTAATAGTCAGAGAGCACAGCCAATAACCAGAAATACTGTCAGTCAAagcagacggagagaaagaaggagaagtTTATCTGGTGTTTGAGCTATAAActtaaataaaatcagaaactATCTCAGCACATGGACAAGGCTATTACTCCTGGAACAATACATCAACAGTAATGGAATAAAAGCGAATGGTTTGTTTGCTACAACCAGCACCAATATTTTTGACATATGGGTTTCATACAAGCCGTCAGAAGTAAATACCTCATGATTGTCAGGCGTATGCATTGCAGATTTTCCcaaattcactgtttttcattgttttttttggccaaaaGTGTAATAAATTTTGATGAAAATGCCATATGGGGATCTCAGTTATGGCTTTTCTGATTTTGCTCCACACACAATGCATtcctggagggaaaaaaaacctcacaaaGATAAGTTTAGAGCAAAATTTGTCTGAAAAAAAGTTTTATCAAATGTGGTCATTGCTGTGCTTTTGCCAATATCATTAAAACACTTTTAAGAAGCTAAGGGACGAGATAAAATGCTTCATTGAATAATACAAGAGGTATTTCCTTCCATCAGGACAAAGATCAATGAGGAACCACATGTGAAAAATATTGGCTTTGGCCctgtaatgtgttttgtttaagaCAGGCTCTAATCGTTTAGTCTCCGACAACAACCAGTGTCTCCTATTCGATGGGGGAAGATGTGTTAATTGAAATAACTGATTGCGACTATAATGGAGAttcacaaaatgtaaaaaaagaaatcttgcTGTTTATTCAGAGAACACATTAGTGCTTCCTTAAACCAGTTACCACTTTAAAGCGTACAGATGGTGCAAATGctattcttctttttttcttttatggaAGATAACACCATATTTGGCACTACTGTAGTGCTCCAAAAAATTTTTGCAATGACCTATGACaacaaaatattctgtattATAACTACATTACTAAAAGCTTTAAGACACATTCCGCACAAGCATTCAGTCAATTGAAAGTTCTTGTTTATGCAGACATTTGTATTTACATAGTGTGCATGAAGGCATGCACATATATGCACAATTTAATACTGAGTTATGGTGCATTTGACATTTGAGTACAAAAGTGAAACTTCTACTGTAGCTACCTGCATACATGTTCGTAtactgtacaaaaacaacaactcctTAGTTTACAACTCAGTCTCAGTCTCGCTGTGTTAGAAAAGATGTAAACATGGATTTGGACACTTtaatttttctctcttcccatATGCTGCTCGTCTTTTGGCGACTTAAACCGAGAAGTTTAGTCTTTTTACACCGTGAATCCTTATTCATCTTTGCTTTCATATGCTGCTGGTTTTGCAACCCAGTGTCGTTTATTTAAGTAGTTCAGTCTGTCTAACTGTGCTCTTAGTTAATTTGATTTACGGGTTGGTGGCATATGTCATGAATATATTGCATATAATTGCAGAACtcaagaaaactgaaaaaatgaacaGTATTGGTGAGCTTTTCcaaaaaagcaacagaaattATATCTGGTAACACCACATAAAGCCACCATataaaaaggcaacaaaaatacacagtgtCTCTCAGTGACTACAAATAAATAAGTATTGGCAAAGGCATTGATTGCTGCAggcatgtttgttttctaaGTACAGGTTACAGGACAAAAcattgtttgctttgtgtgacCCATTCAGTCATTATCGACATTTAACCGAATTGTGCAGATAAATCTAAATCTGAGATACGCTGTTTGCATCTGATCTCTCTTTTAAGTCAACATGTGTGCTAAGCTGATGTCACTTTTATGTTTGGCAAATGTCAGGCACAATAATAAGAACAAGGTTGGCTGTATCACCACAATACATTTGGCACATTCTTTTGAGAAAACAACAttcaaatagaaaataaaaacacgacacctcaacaaaaaaaaaaacaacaacaaaaagacagtCAAGTGCCACTAATAAGGTATCCATGACAGTACACAAATATAACCAATTGCACTTTTAAACAACCTAATAAAATTAATGCATACCTCCCAGACAACTCACCCTTTAACTAAGCTCCATTgtaattttgtctgttttgactCCTGTGATGGATTCTGGCTTCCTTCCAATTTAGAAATTCTCAGTAAAATTTACACAAGTGTATCCACCCCAAAACCCAGATACACAGTGGCCTTTTGGACAGAATGTGCCATGGTGCCCTTCTTTGTGTTGGCACTGTGTTACAGTAGCTGAGGCTCTGAGTTACTTGAAGGAGAAGGGCGTAGCAGCCTTTCCCCTCTCACTTAAACTAAAGGCATCCATCTCAAAATAGAAGGAACTGAAAAGAGCAGTGGGAtgtaaaagagaggaaaagagtcACCTATTTATCTCATAGTGGACGTGATCCCTTCTTCCTAAGTCTCTTTATGGGGCATGGTGAGGGTCCAGTCCAAGTGCACGTAGTGACGGTCATGACGTCCCCACTGTCGGCCCCCCACAGGAGCTGGGCGGCGAGCTGTGGCTCCCAGCTGCCCCACTGCTCTTGTCAGCTGGCTTCTTGTCCTTCTGTTTCAGGTGAACCTTTGCGTGTCTCTTTCGCTCGTCACTTCTGGCAAACTTGCGTCCACAGAACTCACAGGAGAAGGGTTTCTCGCCCGTGTGTGTGCGGATGTGCGTGGTCAGGTGGTCGCTCCGGCTGAAGGAGCGCATGCATATTCGGCACTGGAAGGGTTTGTGACCTGTGTGGATGCGGAGGTGACGTGTGAGCTCGTCTGAGCGTGAGAAGCGTCTGTCACAGTTCTCTGCCGGACAGGCGTGCGGCCGTTCGTGGACGGGGGTTTTGCTGGGACGGTTGGGGTACTTCCGTGGTCGGATGGGTTTCAGGGTAAGAGTCTGTGGCGGTGGGTGGTGCTGAGGAGGGTGCTGCTGCCCGCCGATGAACCCTGGGTGAatctgctgcttgtctttgaaCGCCCTGATGGTCTCCAGGGGTGTGATGGGTGGAGGGTTGACTCGGATGGGGTCCATGGTCTGGAAGGGCTTGTGCTCCATCACGCCAACCTCCCCCTGATGATGGAAAAGGTTGTAGTCAGGGATCATGGAGAAAAGGCTGCCATCCATGGAGGCTTTGGACGTGGAGTGATAGTCATTGCCAGGGTAGGCTAGAGCCGTGCTGGTGGCAGGGCTGTGGTGGAAGGAGACCTGGTCCTGGTACAGGTCGCTGCAGGTGGAATAGGCAGGCAGTGGCGGACCATATACCTGCTCCATATCTGACGTCTGTCCGCCCATGCTGGCTGCGGAGGACGACGTCTGCGTAGTTACCGTGCCGGGTGATGGAGAAACGCCCAGGATCCCTGCACTGACGAGACTGATGATATTGTTATCAGAGCACCAGCCAGAGCCACTAATGCCACCTGACGGAGGAGTGTCAAAGGCGAACTTCCCCAGATAGGTGACAGTCTGCCCGCTGCGGTTGGACTGGAAGCTGGATCCATACTGAATCTCTGCGGCTGCTTTCTCGCTTCCCATGCCCAGATCCATGATATTATCTagataaaagcaaacaaaaaacagatctCATGAACAAATCATCCACGTGGCTGCTCAGACATGAATATGAATGCAATCAGCTGGGAAGAAAATCCTCTAAGAGTGATATTGTGGCACAAGTTGTGAAAAAAGTCTAGAAAATTCACTTTGTCAAGCTATATGAACTTGAAGTGATACTCCTTAGTTTGTCCAAAATTCAGCTTTTCTGCATATCTCTGGAATAATGTGCCAACAAGAGATCAAAAATAAAAGAGTGCTATACAGTTCATAAAGAAATGTGAGCGCTGTCAGACCTGTAAGTTAAGTGAGTGACTGCTGCATGTGAGACAGtggtgtgtctctctctctcagatccCACAAGCTCTCATAAAT
This Chaetodon auriga isolate fChaAug3 chromosome 5, fChaAug3.hap1, whole genome shotgun sequence DNA region includes the following protein-coding sequences:
- the egr3 gene encoding early growth response protein 3, producing the protein MTGKLAEKLPLTMSSLINTIPDSLYPEEDIPTSMNIFTNTESINHYSQMNTDNIMDLGMGSEKAAAEIQYGSSFQSNRSGQTVTYLGKFAFDTPPSGGISGSGWCSDNNIISLVSAGILGVSPSPGTVTTQTSSSAASMGGQTSDMEQVYGPPLPAYSTCSDLYQDQVSFHHSPATSTALAYPGNDYHSTSKASMDGSLFSMIPDYNLFHHQGEVGVMEHKPFQTMDPIRVNPPPITPLETIRAFKDKQQIHPGFIGGQQHPPQHHPPPQTLTLKPIRPRKYPNRPSKTPVHERPHACPAENCDRRFSRSDELTRHLRIHTGHKPFQCRICMRSFSRSDHLTTHIRTHTGEKPFSCEFCGRKFARSDERKRHAKVHLKQKDKKPADKSSGAAGSHSSPPSSCGGPTVGTS